One Fusarium poae strain DAOMC 252244 chromosome 4, whole genome shotgun sequence DNA window includes the following coding sequences:
- a CDS encoding hypothetical protein (TransMembrane:1 (o80-98i)): MNFAENKSGPRARSGVRPTKHPRRVYERGAKQPGLKGLPLRADSLVWRPMVPQRLSIVVRRPPRNGFTDRVLGMPALQQLGFGLVASSWVLWMAGRWLRLKLSIGR, from the exons atgaattttgcggaaaataaaagtggccctcgagcccggtctggcgtgcGACCCACAAAACACCCTCGGAGGGTATATGAGAGGGGAGCAAAGCAGCCCGGCCTGAAAGG acttccactgcgtgctgattcactggtttggcgacccatggtcccgcagcgtctcagcatagtggttcgtcgacccccacgaaacggcttcactgaccgcgtactggggatgcctgcgttacagcagcttggcttcggcctcgttgctagcagttgggttctgtggatggctggccgctggctacgcctgaaactgagcatcgGGAGGTAA